Proteins co-encoded in one Streptomyces diastaticus subsp. diastaticus genomic window:
- a CDS encoding GNAT family N-acetyltransferase — protein sequence MTELGPVVWPPSSIRTERLVLRQSEAWDRAAFIELFASEEVHAYLGGPRPREELESAVPKVPGRRPGLFVVALNGAMIGTITLLDRRGAERPGHIRPEAGEAELGYMFLPEAWGRGYAAEACAAALDWFAGTFPGEPVVLCTQTGNNRSMSLAAKLGFTEVQRFEEWGAEQWFGVWSSDAPFG from the coding sequence ATGACTGAGCTCGGCCCCGTCGTCTGGCCGCCTTCTTCGATACGGACCGAACGGCTCGTGCTCCGCCAGTCCGAGGCCTGGGACCGTGCGGCCTTCATCGAGCTCTTCGCCTCGGAAGAGGTACACGCCTACCTCGGTGGTCCTCGTCCGCGTGAAGAGCTCGAAAGCGCGGTGCCCAAGGTGCCTGGGCGACGTCCTGGTCTCTTCGTGGTCGCTCTCAACGGGGCGATGATCGGCACGATCACGCTTCTTGACCGGCGCGGTGCGGAGCGTCCGGGGCACATCCGTCCAGAGGCCGGGGAGGCCGAACTCGGCTATATGTTCTTACCGGAAGCGTGGGGACGCGGGTACGCCGCCGAGGCATGCGCAGCAGCACTCGACTGGTTTGCCGGAACGTTCCCCGGCGAGCCGGTGGTGCTCTGCACGCAGACCGGCAACAACCGCTCGATGAGCCTCGCGGCGAAGCTGGGGTTCACAGAAGTGCAGCGGTTCGAGGAGTGGGGTGCGGAGCAGTGGTTCGGCGTGTGGTCCTCAGACGCACCCTTCGGTTGA
- a CDS encoding glycosyltransferase family 2 protein, whose translation MPLPRLGVVIVTMGTRPHELEALLASVAKQDAPAARVVLVGNATPLTDVATDATKVPLGENLGCPGGRNVGLKLLRESGDVDVVIELDDDGLLIADDVFGQTQQLFAADPKLGIIGFRVADESGHTERRWVPRLRADDPMRRGQVTAFLGGGHAFSVPMLERIGDWAGEFFFGHEETDLAWRALDDGWKILYEPDLVLQHPKTSPARHAVYYRFTARNRVWLARRRLPLPLIPVYLGVWIVLTLSRLRSLSGLRAWCGGFVEGLRSPCGSRKAMKWRTVWRMTRLGRPPLV comes from the coding sequence ATGCCGTTGCCGCGTCTCGGAGTCGTCATTGTGACGATGGGCACTCGCCCGCATGAGCTCGAGGCTCTCCTGGCCTCCGTGGCGAAGCAGGATGCTCCGGCAGCGCGGGTGGTGCTGGTGGGGAACGCGACGCCGCTCACGGACGTCGCGACGGACGCGACCAAGGTGCCGCTTGGGGAGAACCTGGGCTGCCCCGGTGGCCGCAACGTCGGGCTGAAGCTGCTGCGCGAGTCCGGCGACGTCGACGTCGTCATCGAGCTGGATGACGACGGGCTCCTCATCGCCGATGACGTGTTCGGCCAGACCCAGCAGCTGTTCGCGGCAGACCCCAAGCTCGGGATCATCGGCTTCCGGGTCGCGGACGAGAGCGGACACACAGAGCGACGCTGGGTGCCGCGCCTTCGCGCCGACGATCCGATGCGCCGGGGCCAGGTGACCGCTTTCCTCGGAGGTGGCCATGCCTTCTCTGTCCCGATGCTGGAACGGATCGGCGACTGGGCCGGCGAGTTCTTCTTCGGGCATGAAGAGACCGACTTGGCATGGCGTGCTCTGGACGACGGCTGGAAGATCCTTTATGAGCCCGACCTTGTACTTCAGCACCCCAAGACCTCCCCGGCCAGACATGCGGTCTACTACCGCTTCACCGCGCGAAACCGAGTCTGGCTTGCCCGGCGCCGGCTCCCCCTCCCCTTGATCCCGGTCTATCTGGGCGTGTGGATCGTGCTCACTCTCTCGCGCCTCCGGTCCCTCAGCGGGCTGAGAGCGTGGTGCGGCGGCTTCGTGGAGGGGCTCCGGAGTCCGTGCGGTTCCCGCAAGGCAATGAAGTGGCGCACGGTGTGGCGGATGACGCGCCTGGGGCGCCCCCCACTGGTCTGA
- a CDS encoding IS630 family transposase, producing the protein MSGLVGDARHLSPSAQEALRLRAVAALAAIRDREDVAAVFGVSLKTVKKWWAKWQAGGREALVMRPRGKPVGVRQVLGEAEQAAVRQTVLDRRPSEVGLGGQLWTRRLIGELIAKLYRVKLTEPGVGKYLKRWGLSFQRPDKRAVEQDPEAVAQWHAESWPRIGARARADGDEVLFADQVGIRSDQVTGRTWGEKGRTPIVRRSGNRFSVNAMSAISTKGRMHFMVFTESFTAEVMFRFLDRLAGQFGHENHLVVDGYSAHRSKKVRDWLAAHPDAVELHFRPAYSPELIPDELVNADLEHSLPKQHQARDQTCPPTPGVCRYAVAASRSRHCDDGHSPA; encoded by the coding sequence GTGAGCGGTCTGGTGGGGGACGCACGACATCTGTCGCCTTCGGCGCAGGAGGCCCTTCGGTTGCGGGCGGTGGCCGCGTTGGCGGCGATCCGGGACCGTGAGGACGTGGCGGCAGTCTTCGGGGTGTCACTGAAGACCGTCAAAAAATGGTGGGCGAAGTGGCAGGCAGGCGGCCGGGAAGCGCTGGTGATGCGCCCTCGCGGAAAGCCGGTCGGGGTGCGTCAAGTGCTCGGGGAGGCTGAACAGGCCGCAGTGCGGCAGACCGTCCTCGACCGCCGGCCCAGCGAAGTGGGCCTGGGCGGGCAACTGTGGACGCGTCGGCTGATCGGTGAGCTGATCGCGAAGCTGTACCGGGTGAAGCTCACCGAGCCTGGGGTGGGCAAGTACCTCAAGCGCTGGGGGCTCTCTTTCCAGCGCCCGGACAAGCGGGCCGTAGAGCAGGACCCCGAGGCCGTCGCGCAGTGGCATGCCGAGAGCTGGCCAAGGATCGGTGCGAGGGCGAGGGCCGACGGTGATGAGGTCCTCTTCGCCGACCAGGTCGGGATCCGCTCCGACCAGGTCACCGGCCGGACCTGGGGAGAGAAGGGCCGAACCCCGATCGTGCGGCGGAGCGGCAACCGATTCTCCGTGAACGCGATGTCCGCGATCAGTACAAAGGGCCGGATGCACTTCATGGTCTTCACCGAGAGCTTCACCGCCGAGGTGATGTTTCGCTTCCTGGACCGGCTCGCCGGCCAATTCGGCCACGAGAACCACCTCGTGGTCGACGGGTACTCCGCCCACCGCTCGAAGAAGGTCCGCGACTGGCTCGCCGCCCACCCCGACGCCGTCGAGCTACACTTCCGCCCCGCCTACTCACCCGAGCTGATCCCGGACGAACTGGTCAACGCCGACCTCGAGCACAGCCTCCCCAAGCAGCACCAGGCCCGCGATCAGACGTGTCCGCCGACACCTGGAGTTTGCCGTTATGCCGTTGCCGCGTCTCGGAGTCGTCATTGTGACGATGGGCACTCGCCCGCATGA
- a CDS encoding metal-sensitive transcriptional regulator, which translates to MQEDAVTAVLNRLRRAQGQLTGIITMIEDGRDCADVVTQLAAVSRALDRAGFKIVASGMRQCLKGDEAESSSMTEEELEKLFLALA; encoded by the coding sequence ATGCAGGAAGACGCGGTGACCGCAGTCCTCAACCGGCTGCGCCGCGCCCAGGGACAGCTCACGGGAATCATCACCATGATCGAGGACGGCCGCGACTGCGCGGATGTCGTCACCCAGCTCGCCGCCGTCTCCCGCGCTCTCGACCGAGCCGGATTCAAGATCGTCGCCAGCGGTATGCGCCAGTGCCTCAAAGGCGATGAGGCCGAATCCTCGTCGATGACGGAAGAGGAACTGGAGAAGCTGTTCCTCGCTCTGGCGTGA
- a CDS encoding sulfite exporter TauE/SafE family protein, translating into MITVVLAASVLIGISLGILGGGGSILTVPILVYLAGQGSKEAIATSLFVVGVTSLIGLIPHARAHRVRWRTGLIFGAVSMVGAYGGGRVAEYIPGTVLLIAFALMMLATAVAMLRKGAGLKKGGHKAAHTEMPVRLVVAEGLVVGAVTGLVGSGGGFLVVPALALLGGLPMSVAVGTSLLVIAMKSFSGLAGHLAGVQIDWGLALMVTTAAVVGSLVGSRFAGRIPQDTLRKVFGWFVVVMGVFVLSQQLPAAVWTSPWTWIGAGGVGLTATAVVGRTGTQALAGRGRRNDAGERPPTDRAVLTPHTEGEPHAHMSSHEGETR; encoded by the coding sequence ATGATCACCGTCGTCCTCGCCGCGTCCGTCCTGATCGGCATCAGCCTGGGCATCCTGGGCGGCGGCGGATCGATCCTGACTGTGCCGATCCTGGTCTACCTGGCCGGGCAGGGCAGCAAGGAGGCCATCGCCACCTCTCTGTTCGTTGTCGGCGTCACCAGCCTGATCGGCCTGATCCCACACGCCCGCGCCCACCGGGTCCGCTGGCGCACCGGGCTGATCTTCGGCGCGGTCAGCATGGTCGGCGCCTACGGCGGCGGACGCGTCGCCGAGTACATCCCCGGCACCGTCCTGTTGATCGCGTTCGCCCTCATGATGCTGGCCACCGCCGTGGCCATGCTCCGCAAGGGCGCCGGCCTCAAAAAGGGCGGACACAAGGCCGCCCACACCGAGATGCCGGTGAGGCTCGTAGTTGCCGAGGGCTTGGTGGTGGGCGCGGTCACCGGGCTGGTCGGCTCCGGCGGCGGCTTCCTGGTCGTCCCCGCCCTGGCTCTGCTCGGCGGACTGCCCATGAGTGTCGCGGTCGGCACTTCGCTACTGGTCATCGCGATGAAGTCGTTCTCCGGGCTCGCCGGTCACCTGGCCGGCGTCCAGATCGACTGGGGCCTGGCGTTGATGGTGACCACTGCGGCGGTCGTCGGCAGCCTGGTCGGCAGCCGCTTCGCCGGACGCATCCCCCAGGACACCCTGCGCAAGGTATTTGGCTGGTTCGTCGTCGTCATGGGCGTCTTCGTCCTCAGCCAGCAGCTCCCCGCCGCAGTGTGGACCAGTCCCTGGACCTGGATCGGTGCCGGCGGCGTCGGCCTCACAGCGACTGCGGTCGTGGGCCGGACTGGCACGCAAGCACTGGCTGGAAGAGGCCGACGGAACGACGCCGGAGAACGCCCACCGACTGACCGTGCGGTCCTGACACCGCACACAGAGGGGGAACCGCACGCTCACATGTCATCACACGAAGGAGAGACCCGGTGA
- a CDS encoding rhodanese-like domain-containing protein codes for MTTANDTTFTPAALQHLIKTGQAPRLLDVRTPGEFQTSHIPGACNVPLDTLREHRMELGRHLDENVVLVCRSGARATQAEEALADAGLPNLRVLDGGMMAWEASGAPANRGPQRWELERQVRLIAGSVVLVSGVVGFFVPGVHLIGTAIGAGLTFAALSNTCAMGMMLSKLPYNRGPRTDIHTVITSLRDRS; via the coding sequence ATGACGACCGCCAACGACACCACTTTCACCCCCGCCGCTCTCCAGCACCTGATCAAGACCGGCCAGGCCCCCCGCCTACTGGACGTGCGCACCCCTGGCGAGTTCCAGACCAGTCACATCCCCGGCGCCTGCAACGTACCGCTGGACACCTTGCGCGAACACCGCATGGAGCTTGGGCGGCACCTCGACGAGAACGTGGTGTTGGTCTGTCGCTCCGGCGCCCGCGCTACGCAGGCCGAGGAGGCCCTCGCCGACGCGGGCCTGCCCAACCTGCGGGTCCTCGACGGCGGCATGATGGCCTGGGAGGCTTCCGGCGCCCCGGCCAACCGCGGCCCGCAGCGCTGGGAACTGGAACGCCAGGTCCGCCTCATCGCCGGCTCGGTCGTCCTCGTCAGCGGTGTCGTGGGCTTCTTCGTCCCCGGCGTGCACTTGATCGGCACCGCAATCGGCGCCGGGCTGACCTTCGCCGCCCTCAGCAACACCTGCGCCATGGGCATGATGCTCTCCAAGCTGCCCTACAACCGGGGCCCGCGCACCGATATCCACACCGTCATCACCTCCCTGCGGGACCGGTCATGA
- a CDS encoding MBL fold metallo-hydrolase: MFFSQYYLECLSQASYMIADESTGHAVVVDPRRDVSEYLNDAEARGFTVVGVINTHFHADFVAGHLEMAARTGAWIGYGRRAETEYAIRKLAEGDTISLGDVTLKIMETPGHTPESISVLVYERAEDSVPYGVLTGDALFIGDVGRPDLLASVGVTADELGAMLHDSVQNKLMSLPDDVRVFPAHGAGSSCGKNLSTERQSTIGEQRATNYACAPMSEKDFVAIVTAGQSAAPGYFAYDADLNRRERELFDPASPPRALGAQDFLARRAAGAVVVDARDPQEFAAGHLREAVNVPADGRFAEQAGTVLPLEAELLVVAPEDREEEIVTRLARIGFDRVVGYLASPDEALEAVADEVTPASRLTAAQLRAELEGDNPPVVIDVRNCGERGENGFIESALHIALGELPRHLDEIPRDKPLVLHCAGGHRSSIAASLLRQHGFEDVSDVLGGWAAWALLNTPAAA, encoded by the coding sequence GTGTTCTTTTCGCAGTACTACCTCGAGTGCCTCTCCCAGGCGTCGTACATGATCGCCGACGAGTCCACTGGCCACGCGGTGGTCGTCGACCCCCGCCGGGACGTGTCCGAGTACCTGAACGACGCCGAGGCTCGCGGTTTCACCGTGGTCGGCGTCATCAACACCCACTTCCACGCGGACTTCGTCGCCGGTCACCTGGAGATGGCCGCCCGCACCGGCGCGTGGATCGGCTACGGGCGCCGCGCGGAAACCGAGTACGCGATCCGCAAGCTGGCCGAGGGCGACACGATCAGCCTCGGTGACGTCACGCTGAAGATCATGGAGACTCCCGGGCACACGCCGGAGTCGATCAGCGTGCTCGTCTACGAGCGCGCCGAGGACTCCGTCCCGTACGGTGTTCTCACCGGTGACGCTCTCTTCATCGGTGACGTCGGCCGCCCCGACCTGCTGGCCTCGGTGGGCGTGACCGCCGACGAGCTCGGCGCGATGCTCCACGACAGTGTGCAGAACAAGCTGATGAGCCTGCCAGACGATGTGCGCGTCTTCCCCGCTCACGGTGCCGGCTCCTCCTGCGGCAAAAACCTCTCCACCGAGCGGCAGTCGACGATCGGTGAGCAGCGCGCCACCAACTACGCATGCGCGCCGATGAGCGAGAAGGACTTCGTTGCCATCGTGACCGCCGGGCAGTCGGCCGCGCCGGGCTATTTCGCCTATGACGCGGACCTGAACCGCCGGGAGCGAGAGCTGTTCGACCCGGCGAGCCCGCCGCGGGCACTGGGCGCGCAGGACTTCCTGGCCCGGCGCGCGGCGGGCGCCGTCGTGGTCGACGCCCGTGACCCGCAGGAGTTCGCCGCCGGCCACCTGCGCGAGGCAGTCAACGTCCCTGCCGACGGCCGATTCGCCGAGCAGGCCGGTACCGTCCTACCGCTCGAGGCGGAGCTGCTGGTCGTCGCCCCGGAGGACCGTGAGGAAGAGATCGTCACCCGCCTCGCCCGGATCGGCTTCGACCGGGTGGTCGGCTACCTGGCCTCCCCCGACGAGGCGCTGGAGGCGGTGGCCGACGAGGTCACCCCGGCCAGCCGCCTGACCGCTGCCCAGCTACGTGCCGAACTGGAGGGCGACAACCCGCCGGTCGTGATCGACGTCCGCAACTGCGGCGAGCGCGGCGAGAACGGGTTCATCGAGAGTGCCCTGCACATCGCGCTCGGCGAGCTGCCCCGCCATCTTGACGAGATCCCGCGCGACAAGCCGCTGGTCCTGCACTGCGCCGGCGGTCACCGCTCCTCCATCGCCGCCAGCCTGCTGCGCCAGCACGGCTTCGAAGACGTCTCCGACGTGCTCGGCGGCTGGGCCGCCTGGGCCCTGCTGAACACGCCTGCCGCCGCCTGA
- a CDS encoding NAD(P)-binding domain-containing protein, with protein MTNRKRVAIVGAGPSGMAQLRAFETAARAGADIPEIVCFEKQTDWGGQWNFTWRTGLDEYGEPVHSSMYRNLWSNGPKEALEFADYTFDEHFGRAVSSYPPRPVLWDYIAARLKKTNVRDFIRFQTIARWTEYDAEREVFTLTVEHLPTGETTTEEFDHLVVASGHFSFPNMPQFPGIETFPGHIAHAHDFRGAEAFKGQDVLIVGSSYSAEDIGSQAFKMGARSVTASYRSGPMGYDWPEGFEERPAIRRIEGNTVHFADGSSKHVDAVILCTGYLHKYPFLPDELALASPNNVYPGGLYRGVVWQDNPRLAYLGAQDQWFTFNMFDAQAWYVRDLILGRAELPSETERSASITEWRERFEKLSSDAEELRFQADYVRDLLRQTDYPEFDLDRVVEIFLAWKRDKKADIMGYRDRVYRSVMTGTLAAEHHTPWLEELDDSIDRYLAEAPAKTSQNAELRTAA; from the coding sequence GTGACGAACAGAAAAAGAGTGGCGATTGTCGGTGCCGGCCCCTCGGGCATGGCTCAGCTGCGGGCCTTTGAGACCGCAGCGCGCGCGGGGGCGGACATCCCCGAGATTGTCTGCTTTGAAAAGCAGACCGACTGGGGCGGCCAGTGGAACTTCACCTGGCGCACCGGACTCGACGAGTACGGCGAGCCCGTGCACTCAAGCATGTACCGCAACCTGTGGTCGAATGGGCCGAAGGAAGCACTGGAGTTCGCTGATTACACCTTCGACGAGCACTTCGGTCGCGCCGTCTCCTCATACCCGCCGCGCCCGGTTCTGTGGGACTACATTGCCGCCCGGCTGAAGAAGACGAACGTACGCGATTTCATCCGTTTTCAGACCATCGCGCGCTGGACGGAATATGACGCTGAGCGTGAGGTCTTCACGCTCACGGTCGAACATCTCCCCACCGGAGAAACGACGACCGAGGAGTTCGACCATCTGGTCGTCGCCAGCGGCCACTTCTCCTTCCCCAACATGCCGCAATTCCCTGGCATCGAGACCTTCCCCGGGCACATCGCCCACGCGCACGACTTCCGCGGCGCGGAAGCCTTCAAGGGGCAGGACGTCCTCATCGTCGGCTCCAGCTACTCGGCCGAGGACATCGGCAGCCAGGCGTTCAAGATGGGCGCACGCTCGGTGACGGCGAGCTATCGTTCCGGGCCGATGGGCTACGACTGGCCCGAGGGCTTCGAGGAACGCCCCGCCATCAGGCGCATCGAGGGCAACACGGTCCACTTCGCCGACGGCTCCTCCAAGCACGTCGACGCCGTCATCCTGTGCACCGGCTACCTGCACAAGTACCCGTTCCTGCCCGACGAGCTCGCGCTGGCCTCCCCGAACAACGTGTACCCGGGCGGCCTTTACCGCGGTGTCGTGTGGCAGGACAACCCGCGTCTGGCCTACCTCGGCGCGCAGGACCAGTGGTTCACCTTCAACATGTTCGACGCGCAGGCCTGGTACGTACGCGACCTCATCCTGGGCCGCGCCGAGCTGCCGTCGGAGACCGAACGCTCCGCGTCCATCACCGAGTGGCGGGAACGTTTCGAGAAGCTTTCCTCGGACGCCGAAGAGCTCCGCTTCCAGGCCGACTACGTGCGTGATCTGCTGCGGCAGACGGACTACCCCGAGTTCGACCTCGACCGGGTCGTCGAGATCTTCCTCGCATGGAAGCGCGACAAGAAGGCCGACATCATGGGCTACCGCGACCGCGTCTACCGCTCGGTCATGACGGGAACCCTGGCCGCCGAGCACCACACACCGTGGCTCGAGGAACTCGACGACTCGATCGACCGCTACCTCGCCGAGGCCCCCGCCAAGACCTCGCAGAACGCTGAGCTCAGAACAGCTGCGTAG